From one Triticum urartu cultivar G1812 chromosome 3, Tu2.1, whole genome shotgun sequence genomic stretch:
- the LOC125545049 gene encoding uncharacterized protein LOC125545049 yields MQQPHRRSPLTATTPTHAAATVAPRASPGRALPQPHVSFSDTHRPRSTCEPHTHRREVLIDPLHGLVLAVTARRPGTERGKIRGAAHGVSISSSCSSILVGYRLVRAAEMVNSSLGAPGWCGLIFQEIKSYGYMLSVKVNP; encoded by the exons ATGCAGCAGCCACACCGCAGGTCGCCGCTCACGGCAACTACGCCCACACACGCAGCAGCCACCGTCGCCCCGCGAGCTTCGCCTGGCCGCGCACTGCCGCAACCACACGTGAGCTTTTCTGACACCCACCGCCCACGGTCGACCTGCGAACCACACACGCACCGTCGCGAAGTGTTGATTGATCCCCTCCATGGCCTCGTGCTCGCCGTCACAGCCCGTCGCCCTGGGACGGAGAGGGGCAAGATCCGTGGAGCTGCGCATGGGGTCAGCATATCGTCCTCCTGCTCCTCAATTCTGGTCGGGTATCGTTTGGTCCGTGCGGCAGAGATGGTGAATTCCTCCTTGGGTGCCCCAG GGTGGTGCGGCCTTATATTTCAAGAAATAAAATCTTATGGTTACATGCTATCAGTTAAGGTGAATCCGTGA
- the LOC125545050 gene encoding uncharacterized protein LOC125545050 yields MAPSASTGQKVNLKGYKTLPHAIQLVTMMSGTSSASTLTIGDQNKKFKVSRALTWMVVICIPATFIAITSGSAYRMYNKPIWAAGFPSRLPVVLMLGAYLAVVNLALGYLTLYLPQAPFAVWKALDDVGLRLIGLAVILISGPVLLSAQAWLHIIWACLLGVLIAAILAFCVCLARTYSK; encoded by the coding sequence ATGGCACCATCAGCATCCACTGGTCAGAAAGTCAACCTGAAGGGGTACAAGACCCTACCCCATGCTATTCAGCTGGTAACGATGATGTCGGGGACGTCTTCAGCTTCAACATTGACGATTGGGGACCAGAACAAGAAGTTCAAGGTGAGCCGTGCTTTGACGTGGATGGTGGTTATCTGCATACCGGCTACTTTCATTGCCATCACATCAGGTTCGGCCTACAGGATGTATAACAAACCCATCTGGGCTGCCGGCTTCCCATCGAGGCTGCCAGTTGTCTTGATGTTGGGAGCTTACCTGGCAGTGGTGAACCTGGCGCTGGGGTACTTGACCCTCTACTTGCCACAGGCACCCTTCGCTGTGTGGAAAGCTCTGGATGATGTTGGTCTCAGGTTGATTGGCCTTGCCGTTATCTTAATCTCTGGCCCTGTTTTGTTGTCTGCCCAGGCGTGGCTGCACATCATCTGGGCTTGCCTTCTTGGCGTCCTCATTGCTGCCATCCTTGCCTTCTGTGTCTGTCTTGCTCGGACGTACAGCAAGTAG
- the LOC125545051 gene encoding pentatricopeptide repeat-containing protein At5g15300-like — MSLPHHLAAGELLTALRGASCGSSALRLYSLLRIHLPPSDPSLAGRAAVFALKPLSAAGSLPLLSHFHAHLIRSNLLAYPQVASSLLRSYSLLSPAVAHHLFDQMPPATSNLFVVNVMLSSLCRSSDLASARLFFDDIPDKDIVSWSTMLACYLSNKSVADGLAFFRTMTFTTTLAPDYVMLVTVLTGCAAAGLLQPFCRSIHGYIVRRQAVSMHFGTSLIDCYAKIGRLDYASRVFARVPSRNVMHWTAMICGMAMHLHYDEAIQLFEEMRRQGVRPNEMTFTAVLSVCGHAGLVEQGREFFKLMVEEYDLEPTIHHYGCMVDIFAKAGQLEDAYDVIKTMRVEPNIIIWTSLLAACKRLKNFDIAMEGLEKVLAMEISDENAGLYTLMSDLYAMGGRWDDVLKVRRLMEEHNVRNNRGSSSIKAGKPPGLIVPAVS, encoded by the coding sequence ATGTCCCTTCCTCACCACCTCGCCGCCGGCGAACTCCTCACCGCCCTCCGCGGCGCCTCTTGCGGCTCCTCGGCCCTCCGATTGTACTCCCTCCTCCGCATCCACCTCCCCCCCTCAGACCCCTCCTTGGCTGGGCGCGCCGCCGTCTTCGCCCTCAAGCCCCTCTCCGCCGCCGGctccctccctctcctctcccacTTCCACGCGCACCTCATCAGGTCCAACCTCCTCGCCTACCCCCAGGTCGCCTCATCGCTCCTTCGTTCCTATTCACTCCTCTCCCCTGCGGTCGCCCACCACCTGTTCGATCAAATGCCCCCTGCCACTTCCAACCTGTTTGTTGTCAACGTAATGCTTTCGTCCCTGTGCCGTTCCTCTGACCTCGCCTCCGCACGTCTATTCTTTGACGACATCCCCGACAAGGACATCGTCTCTTGGTCGACCATGCTCGCTTGCTATTTGTCCAATAAGAGCGTAGCTGATGGCCTTGCCTTCTTCCGCACAATGACATTCACCACCACACTTGCTCCAGATTATGTAATGCTTGTCACCGTCCTCACAGGCTGTGCGGCGGCTGGCTTGCTGCAGCCGTTCTGCAGATCCATTCACGGGTATATTGTGCGGCGCCAGGCAGTCAGTATGCACTTTGGGACATCGCTTATTGATTGCTATGCGAAGATTGGCCGTCTCGATTATGCTTCCCGTGTCTTTGCGCGGGTGCCCTCCAGGAATGTGATGCACTGGACTGCAATGATTTGTGGGATGGCTATGCATCTGCATTATGACGAGGCTATCCAGCTGTTTGAGGAGATGCGCCGGCAAGGAGTGCGACCGAATGAGATGACATTCACTGCCGTGCTCAGTGTATGCGGGCATGCTGGACTGGTGGAGCAAGGGAGAGAGTTCTTTAAACTTATGGTTGAGGAATATGACCTTGAGCCAACTATACATCACTACGGGTGCATGGTTGATATCTTTGCAAAGGCAGGTCAGTTGGAAGATGCTTATGatgttatcaagaccatgagagTGGAGCCAAATATCATCATCTGGACTTCGTTGCTAGCGGCTTGCAAGAGGCTTAAGAATTTTGACATTGCAATGGAGGGACTAGAGAAAGTATTGGCAATGGAGATATCTGATGAAAATGCTGGATTATATACTCTTATGTCTGACCTGTATGCCATGGGTGGGCGGTGGGATGATGTGTTGAAGGTTAGGAGATTGATGGAGGAACATAATGTGCGGAACAACAGAGGGTCGAGCTCCATTAAGGCGGGCAAACCACCTGGCTTGATTGTTCCTGCCGTCAGTTGA